The DNA window ggaaatgaaatacctgagactaggtaatttatagagaaaatagatttaattggctcacagttctgcaggctgtgcaagcatttctccagcatctgcttctggtgagggcctcaggaactttccaattatggtggaaggtaaagggggagCAAGCATGTCACATGGTAAGAGCAGGGGCAAGAGACAGCAAGGGAGGGGAGGTCCCAAACTTTTAAGCAACTAAATCTCACATGAACTAACTGAggaagaactcacttatcaccaagaggatgctgctaaaccaatcaggaggaaactgcccccatgatccaaccatctcccaccaggccccacttccaacattgggaatcacatttttttctttttttcaggggaggctggggaggaatcacatttcagcatgagatttggagggaacaaatatcTAAACCATATCAAATAACAATGGAGGAGCTTAAGGATCTGAGCTACAAGAATGGAAGCCAGCCAAGGTAGCAGTAAGGCCAATTCCTATTAAGGAATGTTGGCATCATAAAGTATGCAATTGgatctttttttgtgtgagacggaatctcactctgttgcccaggctggagtgcagcggtgcgatctcggctcactgcaacctctgcatcccaggttcaagcaattctccagcctcacccccccaagtagctgggattacaggcatgcaccaccatgcccaactaatttttgtatttttagtagagatggggtttcaccatgttggccaggctggtctcaaactcctgacctcaactgatccacccgcctcagcctcccagagtgttgggattacaggcatgagccactgcgccctccAGCAATTGGATCTTAATTTGAGATTCTACAATAAGAAATTCTGACTCCTGCATCAACCCAGTAGCAGGGCTTTTTATCTTCCCTGTTTTCAGTTGAAAGCCATGTTCTTGGCAAAGCTGAACACAGACAGCATCATCCTGTTACTTGAGGTTCTCCATGCATGGCTTCTTGGCACATATCCTCCAAGGCTAACCTCCACATCTGAGAGGTCCCAGTCTATGAGAAAGGAAAGATTTTTATGAAGCCAGATTAACTCCCTAATCTCATGGATATCAAATTATGCTGTGAGCAGAAATATTTGGGGAACTGTTATACAGTTCATTGCCTCCTTTAATACACAAGGACTCCAAGTGAATTAACAAGAGGAGGGGTTAAACAAGCTTTAATGAGGAAATTTAGAGTCCAGGGATGGGCAAGAAGAAAAGGCACAGGTTCCCAGATCTTCCTATTTTCCTGACAAAGGCTGCTGGAGCCAGGGTACTCTGCTGGACACTCTGATAGGTTGGTGTTCCAGGAGAGGTCCTTGCTGCCCTGTTGCTCTCCCTTCTTATAATACAAGTGAAAAACAACATTGTCAGTGTGGACATAAACACACTACTTGGTGCCAGGCAATATGAATGTGAggtgtttgctttttaaacaagagttggccaggcgcagtggctcacgcctgtaatcccagcactttgggaagctggggcgggtggatcacgaggtcaggagatcgagaccatcctggctaacacagtgaaaccccgtctctactaaaaatacaaaaaactagccggggtgtggtggcgagcacctgtagtcccagctactcgggaggctgaggcaggagaatggtgtgaacccgggaggcggagcttgcagtgagccgagatcgcgccattgcactcgagcctgggcaacagagcgagactccatctcaaaaaaaacaaaacaaaacaagagtcaTCTGGGAAAGCTAGCTGTCTAGTACCTGGGAAGCTTGAGATCTTTGGTAAGTTTCAGCCCCTCTGTAGAGAGAAGGGGCCTCCTGTCCTATGGAAAGCTGAGTTTCTGTTTTATACCCGCCTGCTGTGAGAAGAATGTTAGGGGTCAGAAGATAGTCCAAGTTAGCACTTTGTTCAAGCAACCTAGACTGTATTTCTAAGGCTCTTTCTGGACATTCAACTTGTCAAGTCACATGAACGTATTAAAATACAAATGCCTGGGTCCCATCAGACTTGCTGGGTCCAAAGCAAGGTTCAGATATCTGGAGTAACAAGTGTCATAAGTAATtctgatgtgtatgtgtgtatgtatgtaacctgtgtgtgtgtatgtaaccCGTCTTTTGGCATCTAATTTTAGTCCCTTTTAGAGACTCATTTTCTCCAGCCCCTCCTGCCATAGACCCTGTGAAAGCTCACGCTACCTTTTCTATAGATAAAAACACTGAGATTGAGCTCTGAATAGCTCTGTGTCTTCAGCACCAGCAGCCTTGTGTTAAATCATTTCTAATCTGCAGGAACCCCAGCATGTTAATTGAACTTGATCACCCAGTTGAAGGAAGAATAATAGTAGATGTTGGATCTTCAGGAAGCTGAAGAGGGCAGTGCCCAGAAATACCTGTCTTGGTGAGTAGTGTCATAAGAAGACCAGCAATTTGATGTTGAGAAGATGAGATCTAGTCCAAGCCCTTGCAATTTGTTGGGTCATGTAGGCAAGTGACTCAATCTGTTTTCTATCTGTCAGATGAGTGGGTTGGCCTAGATGATGTCTAAGTTCTGCTAAATCTCTGATAGTCTAGGACTGTAGACTTCTTTAGAAGAATACCTGAAGTATAATAATTGGAAGAAGGGTTGAGAGGCAAATGGGGATAGCAGTGTGGTCGTtactatttctgaaatttttattctctttcaatCCCAGGAAAATGGTTGCATTCAAACTTGATCaagtcatctttcttttttccatttcttttttctacacTTGAGAGTCTTGATTCTTCTCATCCTTCTCCTTGCTCTCATTTTCCATGATTAATCAACTACCATAATAGGTCATTTTACCTTTTAATCCCCAACTCTCTGTCATCAGCTGGTACACCTGctcatttccatttgtttgggttaGCATATTACCCAATAactctttccctatttcttgaTGTCTCTGTGTTCACCATGCCCACTGCAAAAATTCTGCCTGTTATCTCTTCTGGCTTTGTTCTCCTCCACTATCCTTTTTTGTTTACTCCTCATATAAAGTTGCTAGTATGCATGAATTCAAATTAGTTGTCTTTTCTCTGctggtttattttctttgctctccATAGTAGATACAGATGACATTTACACTTTAAATGTCTTTCAGATAGGGGGATTTGAGCTGAACCAAAGCATCAACACCAATCAGACTGTTTCCGAAGAACTAGAGTTTTCTGGGTCAGCAATGGAAAGCCTCAGAGGGAATACTGCTCAGGGTCCTACAAATGAAGAAGACTATAAAAACGAAGGCCAATTATCAAGGCAAACAAAATGTCCTGCACAGAAGAAATCCTCTTTTGAGAACACAGTGGTCAGAAAAGTGTCAGTGACACTCAAAGAAATTTTCACAGGGGAGGAAGGCCCTGAATCCAGTGAATTTAGTCTAAGCCCAAACCTTGACGCACAACAGAAAATTCCAAAGGGACATGGATCCCCAATATCTAGGAAAAACTCCAAAGATAATTCAGACTTAATTAAACACCAAAGACTTTTCTCACAAAGAAAACCTTGTAAATGCAATGAATGTGAAAAAGCCTTTAGTTACCAATCAGACCTTCTTGTACACAGTAGAATTCATGGTGGAGAAAAGCCTTTTGAATGCAACAAATGTGGGAAATCTTTCAGCCGAAGTACACACCTTATTGAACATCaaagaactcacactggagagaaaccttatgaatgcaatgaatgtggaaaagcttTTAGCCGGAGCACACATCTTAGTCTACATCAGAGAAtccatactggagaaaaaccatatgaatgtagtgaatgtggaaaagcctttagCCGAAGCACTAACCTTAGTCAGCATCAGCGAACTCATACTCAAGAAAGGccttacaaatgtaatgaatgtgggaaagccttcggTGACCGTTCAACCATAATTCAGCATCAACGAATACACACTGGAGAGAATCCCTATGAATGCAGTAAatgtggaaaagctttcagttgGATCTCATCGCTTACTGAACATCagagaacacacactggggagaACCCCTATgagtgcagtgaatgtgggaaagtGTTCAGTCGAAGCTCGTCTCTTACAGAACATCAGAGAATCCACAGTGGAGAAAAGCCTCACGAGTGTAGAGTGTGTGGAAAGGGCTTCAGTCGAAGCTCATCCCTTATTATTCATCAGAGAACTCATACCGGGGAGAAGCCGTACAAATGTAATGACTGTGGAAAAGCCTTCTGTCAGAGTTCAACTCTGATCAGACATCAGCACCTTCATACTAAAGAGTAATATCTGAGCTTTTATTAATGTTAGCATAAGAACACATATACCTAACCTCCCAccactgaaatatatatatttcaagtatatatatacttgttctaattttcttttattagatACCTATACCCGTTTTAAGCTTTCATTCGTTCTTTCCATCCATCTATCCTTCTTTCgtctcccctcccttcttccctccttccctccttcctactttttctccctctccctgttctttctttctcttttctcaaatAAGTTCACAATAAAACAAAGGGATGACTCAAAAAACATAACATATGAAATCTAATATTCTGAAGGGCTCCAACTTTAGAGTATAAAGCTATCTGACACCTTGTAGTTTCTCTGCTAATCTATTCCTTCAAGCGTGGGTCCCCGAACCACCAGGTTCTCCTCTGTTTTCTAACCACATCAGCCCCTGCACATGAAGAGAaaatcctgtgtgtgtgtcttcataCTTGCTGGCTCTAGTACCAGAAGAGAGGGATCTGGCTTCAGAGCAGGACTGAAAACTTCTCACCAGTCTGGGGATAATAGTGTTGAGGCAAATTCATTCTCTTGACTTgcaaaaacagatttttctcatcttcctccttctctcaccTTTTTTGCAGTAGCATTTTTCCTCAAAGTACAACTCATTTTTTTACTAACGCCTAACTAATCCTAGtgttattttatcatatttttaccAAGAATGTTCTAAAAATCTTGGAGACGTTCCTCCATGATCTTGGGAAAAAAAGTTGCCAAATGCtgtgctgttttttttgtttgtttttaattttctttcatttacagATTTCATGAAACTTATATTCTGTGGCTTTGACCCTCACCAATCTTGGAAGATTGATCTCTCAAGGACAAACCCAGTGCCTATTTCTCAGTCCTTTTTCTACTTGACATTTGCAGAATTGGCACTTTTTGCCACTGTTATGCCTTAAATCTTGAGCTTCTTTCAGGATCCATGATTCTGTGCTGATCTACACTTTTCCTACCTCTCAGCATTTCTTTGATTGTCAATGATCAGCTCTGTGATTTGGGGCAAGGGTTAGGCcagaattatctcattttatcaaGTTATAAAACTTGAGGTAGTGCAACTAGATTATACACTTCTTGAAGACAGAAAtcttggtttgtttgttgttttatttttgagagaaggtcttgctgtgttgcccaggctggagtgcaatggcacaatcatagctcactgtagccttgaacttctgggctcctgccacagcctcct is part of the Homo sapiens chromosome 6, GRCh38.p14 Primary Assembly genome and encodes:
- the ZNF391 gene encoding zinc finger protein 391 isoform X1; protein product: MESLRGNTAQGPTNEEDYKNEGQLSRQTKCPAQKKSSFENTVVRKVSVTLKEIFTGEEGPESSEFSLSPNLDAQQKIPKGHGSPISRKNSKDNSDLIKHQRLFSQRKPCKCNECEKAFSYQSDLLVHSRIHGGEKPFECNKCGKSFSRSTHLIEHQRTHTGEKPYECNECGKAFSRSTHLSLHQRIHTGEKPYECSECGKAFSRSTNLSQHQRTHTQERPYKCNECGKAFGDRSTIIQHQRIHTGENPYECSKCGKAFSWISSLTEHQRTHTGENPYECSECGKVFSRSSSLTEHQRIHSGEKPHECRVCGKGFSRSSSLIIHQRTHTGEKPYKCNDCGKAFCQSSTLIRHQHLHTKE